One Candidatus Polarisedimenticolia bacterium genomic window carries:
- a CDS encoding Crp/Fnr family transcriptional regulator has translation MEHPTGPPIPWAAIPLFQSLRPAERESLRPLVRMRSYEEAETIFREGDPALWFHFILGGRVKIVKATPDGRDVILEIFGPGDPVGAIAAYEERDFPATAVTLEATTLLSIPRQEFFATLAANPVLARGLLQGLTRRMIELTRKLSERSSRVEFRVARLFLTLADRLGRAESGSVVIPVHLSRQEIADLVGTTQETAIRIMSRWNKEQIVLTEEGLFRIPDRRKLEEIPSGE, from the coding sequence ATGGAGCATCCGACGGGCCCGCCCATCCCGTGGGCCGCCATCCCGCTCTTCCAGTCGCTCAGGCCCGCCGAGCGGGAAAGCCTGCGCCCGCTGGTCCGCATGAGGTCGTATGAGGAGGCCGAGACGATCTTCCGCGAGGGAGATCCCGCCCTCTGGTTCCACTTCATCCTGGGAGGACGTGTGAAGATCGTGAAGGCGACGCCCGACGGACGGGACGTCATCCTTGAGATTTTCGGCCCCGGCGATCCCGTCGGAGCCATCGCCGCCTACGAAGAGCGCGACTTCCCGGCGACCGCCGTCACCCTGGAAGCCACCACCCTCCTGTCGATCCCGCGCCAGGAGTTCTTCGCCACCCTGGCCGCCAACCCTGTGCTGGCGCGCGGGCTCCTGCAGGGGCTGACGCGCCGCATGATCGAGCTGACCCGCAAGCTCTCGGAGCGCTCCTCGCGCGTCGAGTTCCGCGTCGCGCGCCTGTTCCTGACCCTGGCGGACCGCCTTGGCCGGGCGGAATCGGGCTCGGTGGTCATTCCCGTGCACCTCAGCCGGCAGGAGATTGCCGACCTGGTCGGTACGACGCAGGAGACCGCCATCCGCATTATGAGCCGATGGAACAAGGAACAGATCGTCCTCACCGAAGAAGGTCTCTTCCGCATACCGGATCGCCGCAAGCTCGAGGAGATCCCCTCCGGGGAGTGA
- a CDS encoding radical SAM protein produces METMVRRMAGEPEGEPRLRFAAAPLVAIWEVTRACDLACIHCRASAVPTRDPQELTTQQGVDLLREIKRFGKPLLVFTGGDPLKRPDLFELIAAARDLGLTSFLSPSGTPLLTHAALRQARQSGLTGVSISLDGSTEALHDSIRGVPGSFRWCIDGAAAAVGLRLGLQINTTISRRNLEDLPAMAEMVAALEARRWTLFLLVPTGRALASHQISPQECERVFEWLAEIAPHSRFRIKTTEGPHFRRVALQRGLGAEGLGSRGGRFVSSMSDGSGFVFISARGEIFPSGFLPMPAGNVKRDSLVRVYREHPLFLALRDSDRLKGRCGRCEFRRICGGSRARAYAATGDYLEEDPACAYQPPRGTAPSDGAIRCTA; encoded by the coding sequence ATGGAAACCATGGTGCGAAGGATGGCGGGAGAGCCGGAGGGCGAGCCGAGGCTGCGGTTCGCCGCTGCGCCGCTGGTGGCAATCTGGGAGGTGACGCGAGCCTGCGATCTGGCCTGCATTCATTGCCGGGCTTCCGCGGTCCCGACCCGGGATCCGCAGGAGCTGACCACACAGCAGGGAGTCGACCTGCTGCGCGAGATCAAGCGCTTCGGCAAACCGCTCCTCGTCTTCACCGGCGGCGACCCCCTGAAGCGCCCCGACCTGTTCGAGCTGATCGCCGCCGCGCGCGATCTGGGCCTGACCAGCTTCCTGAGTCCCAGCGGCACGCCGCTTTTGACCCATGCCGCCTTGCGCCAGGCCCGGCAGAGCGGGCTGACCGGGGTCTCGATCAGCCTCGACGGCTCGACCGAGGCGCTGCACGACTCGATCCGCGGCGTGCCGGGGTCGTTCCGCTGGTGCATCGACGGTGCGGCCGCCGCCGTAGGGTTGCGCCTTGGGCTGCAGATCAACACCACCATCTCGCGCCGGAACCTGGAAGATCTGCCGGCCATGGCGGAGATGGTCGCGGCGCTGGAGGCGCGCCGCTGGACGCTGTTCCTGCTGGTGCCCACGGGACGGGCGCTCGCCTCGCACCAGATCTCGCCCCAGGAGTGCGAGCGGGTCTTCGAGTGGCTGGCCGAGATCGCTCCCCACTCCCGCTTCCGGATCAAGACGACGGAGGGTCCCCATTTCCGGCGCGTCGCCCTGCAGCGGGGCCTGGGCGCCGAAGGGTTGGGATCGCGCGGCGGCCGGTTCGTCTCCAGCATGAGCGACGGCTCGGGCTTCGTCTTCATCTCGGCCCGCGGTGAGATCTTTCCGAGCGGCTTTCTCCCGATGCCGGCCGGCAACGTGAAGCGCGACTCGCTGGTGCGGGTCTACCGGGAGCACCCTCTCTTCCTGGCGCTGCGCGATTCCGATCGGCTCAAGGGGCGCTGCGGGCGCTGCGAGTTCCGCCGTATCTGCGGCGGATCGCGGGCCCGGGCCTACGCCGCCACCGGCGATTACCTGGAAGAAGACCCCGCCTGCGCCTACCAACCGCCGCGCGGCACCGCGCCATCCGATGGTGCCATCCGCTGCACCGCATGA